From a region of the Arachis ipaensis cultivar K30076 chromosome B09, Araip1.1, whole genome shotgun sequence genome:
- the LOC110266916 gene encoding uncharacterized protein LOC110266916 translates to MTQLTVAGGTNVGGFFSGTRERRRCTKLLQRRQRRGGGATEAPSSSAPRTTLPSTLNGADGALLSRRQPLFFGAGGISGMDPMAGHGSVAARRGGDAVPPSRSPSSQTPFSLVLFSMKATGVVFLLPLRVGV, encoded by the exons ATGACACAGCTGACGGTGGCGGGAGGCACGAACGTCGGCGGCTTCTTCAGTGGCACCAGGGAGCGACGGCGTTGCACGAAGCTTCTCCAGCGACGACAACGGCGCGGTGGCGGTGCGACAGAGGCTCCTTCCTCCTCTGCCCCTCGCACGACTCTTCCTTCTACCCTGAACGGCGCCGATGGCGCCCTCCTTTCCCGGCGACA ACCCCTCTTCTTCGGCGCTGGTGGCATCAGCGGGATGGATCCGATGGCAGGACATGGTAGCGTGGCAGCAAGGCGTGGTGGCGACGCCGTTCCTCCCTCCAGATCTCCCTCTTCTCAGACCCCTTTCTCTCTGGTTCTATTCTCCATGAAAGCAACAGGCGTGGTTTTCCTTTTGCCTCTGCGTGTGGGTGTCTAG